TCCACCATGATCGACGGGAATTACCTCATATGCAAAAACAGCTTGGATAAAGACTATTTTCAAAAATAGTATCAGTGCAAAGTTCGTCACAATTATCATTATCTTGAATCGAATACTGTACATCGTCACTTAGATTCCCTTAAAATAAAAGATATATAAATATTAATTTTTACACCTATTCTTCATCTTAATAATTGCTCTAATTACTGCATTAGATGCTTCTGAGTAAGGGCTTGCACCTCCAAGTGCAATTGCTTCGGTCACATTTTGACCGGCGTCGGCTCTTACCACCACCTCAGCAGCCGCTCTATGAAATTTCTTATGTTCAATCTTTAGTACTTCGTATTCGGGAAAACATTCGTGCTTTTTCCCATCTCCGTAAATCCATTTTCCTAAAACGCAAAGATTATCCATCTCTATTTCATCTGATTTTATTGATTTATCTGGATTCTTTAAATAAACCATAAGTTTAAGTTTCCAAATACTATGCGCATTTATGGCGTCATCAAAATTCAATTCGCTCCTTCTGTTTCAAATTATACCTGTATTTTTCAACCTGCACTTATATATAAGTATGCCCTATGTACAATTACCCGTTTCGACCCTGATAGATCACCCATCATATTTACGCCATAGTAAGCTAAATCTTATACCTTTCAATTTCCGATTTTAGAACGTTCACTTGTTGAACCAAAAGTGGCACCAATCGATCAAGGTCTTGCGCTAATTGAACGGTTTCATGTGAGGCACGATCTATTTCTTCCATCGAATCTGAATTGTAATCTGTGTCTTGCTTCCGTTCTTCAATGGGCCTTGAAATCTGCTTGGCTCCATCATCAGCATTCTCGACAACTTCTTTCATTTGTATACTTCCTTTACAATACCCTCGTAACAATTTTTGAACCATTCTAGCTGATTCCTTTATCTCTAACGCGAAATGAAATATTAGTTCACTCTCTTTCTCTTGCTGGCCAGTGGAAGACGAAATGATATGAAACATATTATTTATTTGTTCCAAAGCTAAATTCATTTGTCTGATTTGTACTACCTGTTCAGATCTTGCAATTTCGAATTTTTGAGAATTGACTTGCATCTTGTCTGTATTTTCTACGATTCTTTTCGACCCATTCTCAGATTCGGACGATAATTGAATACCATTTTCAATACTGGCAAAATGAATCTGAGAAGCATAGAATGATTTCGGCACTTTTAGCTGAACCTTACTCGTCAACTCAGAAATTTCATTCGTCGATTCAGCAGTTCGGTCTCCGAGTTTTTTAATTTCATTTATAATATCCCCTGATTCGATTTTCTGATCGCCACCCCTAGATACCGTAATAGCCAAATTCAGTGCCAAAAGTTTGGACTGTT
This window of the Nitrospirota bacterium genome carries:
- a CDS encoding CZB domain-containing protein, which produces MNFDDAINAHSIWKLKLMVYLKNPDKSIKSDEIEMDNLCVLGKWIYGDGKKHECFPEYEVLKIEHKKFHRAAAEVVVRADAGQNVTEAIALGGASPYSEASNAVIRAIIKMKNRCKN